The following DNA comes from Bacteroidota bacterium.
AACCGTTTTGTAATATTATTTGCGTTAAATAAGCTCATTTGCCTGTATGTAAATGTTTTTGTCTAATAGAAATGAATTTATACATTCTGCCTTCGCTTTTTTCAATTTTAAGAAACCTGAATTTTGCATCAAATTTATATGCTTGGGTCGAAAGATTGCGATGGTAAAAATACTAATTTATGTTGATTTTTGGTTTACCTAAACATAAAGATGATTTAAAAGAATTATATTTAATCTATCAATTATAAAGATTGTAATGAACCAATTGAGTTTATAAAAAATCAACCATGAAGAAAACTTTTGAATTATTCAGTTTATTGATCTTATCATCCTGCATCGCACCTAAATCAGGATTAATAGAAGAACCGAAACACGATGGTAAAGATTATATTAAGCATTTCGCATATTCATTGGTTTACAATGAAACAAATGAACAGGCTGATTGGGTATCCTATCAGCTATTGGCATCCGAAATGGTCCCAAATTTTGATCGAACCGATAAGTTTTTGGTTGATACAATGGTACTGACTGGTAGTGCTGATAATTCGGATTATAAAAATTCGGGCTACGATAAGGGGCATTTAGCACCTGCCGCAGATATGGCCTGGAATGAGCAGGCCATGAAAGAAAGTTTTTATTTCAGCAATATTTCGCCTCAGTTACCAGGGTTTAATCGAGGTATATGGAAAAAGCTAGAGGAAAAAGTGCGTGATTGGGCAAAAATATACGAAGTTATTTATGTCACTACCGGGCCTATTTGCAATCAGTCAACAAAAACGATTGGCGACAATGCAGTGATGATCCCGACACATTTTTATAAAACTATTTTGATCTACAACGATTCAATAAAACAAAGTATTGGATTTGTTTTCCCAAATGAAAAATGCGAGGGCGAGATATTTGATTATGCTGCCACAGTGGATAGTATTGAGTTGATTATAGGAAAGGATTTTTATTTTGCTTTACCCGATCGGCAGGAAAAAAATATCGAAAAACAAGTTGATTTAAGCTTTTGGAGAAAATAGTAGATATTTTAGGCTAACTTGTTCAAGCTTCTTAAAATTCCTTAATTATTTATATGGAGCTGTTTAGGATTTTATAAGAAATCATAGTAAATTTCATATTTCAAATAAAATCTAAAATCATGAAAAATAAAATATTTGTTCTTATAACTCTGTTAATATTAAGTGGATGTAGTTCATCCATTAGAACAAGTAAGGATTATCCCGTACAGCCAGTATCTTTTGCAGATGTTAAACTGACAGATCATTTTTGGCTCCCCCGTCTTGAAACCAATCGGAAAGTTACCATCCCTTATGATTTTCAAAAGTGTGAAGAAACAGACCGGATCAATAATTTTGCCGTAGCAGGTAGAATAAAGGAGGGTTCATTCAAAGGAATCAGGTACAACGATTCGGATGTTTATAAAGTGATGGAAGCGGCCGCATACTCTTTAAGTACCTATCCCGATCCGGTACTTGAAAAATACATGGATAGTGTTATTGCGCTGGTTGCCGCTGCTCAGGAAGATGATGGATATTTGTACACAGCCAGGACTATAAATCCGGATACGCTTATAAGCAATGCAGGAGAATCACGCTGGTCGATGTTGAAACAAAGTCATGAGCTCTATAATATCGGACATATGTACGAAGCGGCAGTAGCCTATTATGAAGCAACAGGCAAGAAAACTTTTCTCAATGTCGCATTAAAAAGTGCAAATCTGGTCTGTTCGGTTTTCGGGCCTGAAGCAAATCAATTGCATGATGTACCCGGACACCAGGAAATAGAGATTGGACTTGTAAAACTATACCGTACAACGAGAGATGAGAAGTATTTAAAGATGGCTAAATATTTTCTGGATCAAAGAGGAGATACGATAACCCGCACTCCTTATACCTACGATTACGGTGGTAGCAGTCCGATTTATACCCAGGATCATCAGCCGGTAACCAAACAATGCGAGGCAGTTGGGCATGCAGTCAGAGCTGCGTATATGTACACCGGCATGGCAGATATTGCTGCATTAACCGGTGATAAAGATTACCTGAAAGCTATCGATACGCTATGGAACAATGTCGTTACACGAAAAACTTATATTACCGGAGGAATAGGTGCAATGCATGATGGGGAAGCTTTCGGGCCGGATTATTATTTGCCGAATCTGACGGCTTACAATGAAACATGTGCGGCCATTGCCAACATGCTCTGGAATCAGCGGATGTTTCTGCTTTCAGGTGAATCGAAATACATTGATGTTTTGGAACGGACACTTTATAATGGATTTCTTTCTGGAGTCAGTTTTCAGGGCGATAAATTCTTTTATCCAAATCCATTGGAATCGGATGGGAGTCATGAACGCGCTCCATGGTTCGATTGTTCATGTTGTCCTACCAACGTAGCACGTTTTCTCCCTTCATTACCTGCTTATATTTACGCTCATCAGGATAAAAAGCTCTTTGTAAACTTATTTATTGGCAATAGCGCGGAAATAGAAATGCAGGATGTAAAAATCAAAATTGAGCAAAGAACAGATTATCCCTGGGATGGCGAAGTTGATTTAAATATCAATCCGGAATCACCCGCTAAATTTATAGTTGCGCTTAGGTTACCATTATGGGCCCGAAACCAACCAATGCCCGGTGATCTTTATTCTTTTAGAGAAAAAACAGAGGAAGAAATTAAAATATTGGTAAATGGAGAACCTTATCAATATTCGATTGAATCAGGATATGCCTTAATTGATAAGGATTGGAAAACCGGAGATCATATCCGGTTGAGTATTCCGATGCCGGTGCAAAAAATATTGGCAAACGAAAAGGTAGCTGAAGATAAAGAAAAGATGGCTTTCAGCCGGGGTCCCATAGTTTATTGTGCCGAAGGCATTGACAATGGAGATAGGGCAAGAAACCTGATGATTGATCCTGATTTGAAATTTACATCGGTTCATCAAGCTGATTTATTAAACGGTATCACTACCCTTGAATCAAAAGCTTACCAGGTTTCATTTGATCAAAATAAAGAGTTTAAAAAAACAGAACAAAATTTGATGCTCATTCCTTATTATGCCTGGGCCCATCGCGGGAATGGTGAAATGGCCGTTTGGCTTCCTTTTACCGAATCGGCTTCAAATCCCACTTTACCACCAACTAAGGC
Coding sequences within:
- a CDS encoding DNA/RNA non-specific endonuclease, whose product is MKKTFELFSLLILSSCIAPKSGLIEEPKHDGKDYIKHFAYSLVYNETNEQADWVSYQLLASEMVPNFDRTDKFLVDTMVLTGSADNSDYKNSGYDKGHLAPAADMAWNEQAMKESFYFSNISPQLPGFNRGIWKKLEEKVRDWAKIYEVIYVTTGPICNQSTKTIGDNAVMIPTHFYKTILIYNDSIKQSIGFVFPNEKCEGEIFDYAATVDSIELIIGKDFYFALPDRQEKNIEKQVDLSFWRK
- a CDS encoding glycoside hydrolase family 127 protein — translated: MKNKIFVLITLLILSGCSSSIRTSKDYPVQPVSFADVKLTDHFWLPRLETNRKVTIPYDFQKCEETDRINNFAVAGRIKEGSFKGIRYNDSDVYKVMEAAAYSLSTYPDPVLEKYMDSVIALVAAAQEDDGYLYTARTINPDTLISNAGESRWSMLKQSHELYNIGHMYEAAVAYYEATGKKTFLNVALKSANLVCSVFGPEANQLHDVPGHQEIEIGLVKLYRTTRDEKYLKMAKYFLDQRGDTITRTPYTYDYGGSSPIYTQDHQPVTKQCEAVGHAVRAAYMYTGMADIAALTGDKDYLKAIDTLWNNVVTRKTYITGGIGAMHDGEAFGPDYYLPNLTAYNETCAAIANMLWNQRMFLLSGESKYIDVLERTLYNGFLSGVSFQGDKFFYPNPLESDGSHERAPWFDCSCCPTNVARFLPSLPAYIYAHQDKKLFVNLFIGNSAEIEMQDVKIKIEQRTDYPWDGEVDLNINPESPAKFIVALRLPLWARNQPMPGDLYSFREKTEEEIKILVNGEPYQYSIESGYALIDKDWKTGDHIRLSIPMPVQKILANEKVAEDKEKMAFSRGPIVYCAEGIDNGDRARNLMIDPDLKFTSVHQADLLNGITTLESKAYQVSFDQNKEFKKTEQNLMLIPYYAWAHRGNGEMAVWLPFTESASNPTLPPTKASESYVTASYIYDQLSAVNDQINPKNSNDQEIPRLTFWSHKGTHEWVQYDFKNETVVSFIHIYWFDDGPGGGCRIPESWKAFYLKDDQWVEVKKNGAYPVIKDALNSIEIFPVKTKAMRIEIQLQNNFSGGILEWKVE